The Sphingobacteriales bacterium nucleotide sequence TATTTTAGTGTATTTACTGTCACACCTATATCTAATCCAGAATACATTTTCAATCTATTTTTATCAAAAAAATAAAAATTTGACCCAATCAATATTCTATACAAATTATCAATTTTATTAAAACTCAAAGCTGGATTTACATTTGTATATCTCGCATTTATCCTATCAAAAGCAAATGATGTATTAACTGTAACAATTTTATTTATTCTTCTAAAATAACCTATATAAATAGTTGGAAAATATTGATATTTTTTTTTAAAGTTCTTATTATCAAATCCAACACTAAAGTCTCCGATACTCGCAATAGATTGAGTAATTGGTAAAACTGTAATAGGTAGAATTCCAACACCTATTTTGAATGAATTTTTCTTAATTGATATATCATTATTTTGGCTATAACTTTCTGAATCCTGCGAGTAGATAAGGACATAACCCATAATAAAAATAATAGTAGCTATATTGCTTTTCATAATATAAATTTAATAAAATTAGATGATTTAATTGCCATTACATGATGAAACTTTATCAACTTTAATTCTATTGTCTCCTAATGTACTTTCACAATATCTCGCATATGTACTATTACCCCTTTCATAAATTGCAACAATATTGTTAGATTGATTCCAAAGCGTATCGAATCTATAACTAGGTGGTGCTTGGATTATATACTCTGGTTCAATACCTCTAATTGATAGTTTTACTTGAATAATACCTTGAGAATTTGTCATCTTATTTCTGACAAAATATGATTTTGCAATTCCATTATCAATTTCCTCTAATGCCGAGTTTAAAGCTTCTCCAACATTTACATTTATTTTCATATCATTTAAGTTAATTCCTAGAAGCTTAAAGATATCTGATGGTAGATTAACACATAATTTAACTTCTGCTGATATTAAATCATCATCTCCATCAAGCCATGCGCCCAAAAATATTTGGGGTAACACCTAATTATCTATTAGGTTATAATGATAAATGGATATAGGTTATAATGATAAATGGATAATAAATACAATTTCAAACTGCCAAGGCGTTGCATCTGAGAATGTTTATCTTAATGACACTAAAATTATTAAAGAACTAATAGTATCATTTGAAAGGCATAATAATAATATTTTAGAAATACTATCAAAAATAAACAAACAATAGAATTCATTGTTTGTATTTATTTTTATATTTGTAATATTATGCTCCATAGAAATCTTTTCTTAATCTATTTTATAATATTGACTAATTATCATATAAAAGCACAAGAGGCGAGTATTTCTGACACCTCGCTTTGGATAAAAACTCCTTTGAAATTTGTGTCTGCTTCAGTAAAATTACCATATACATCTACTTTAGAAAAAAAAGATGTGTACACAGCAAAAGGTTTGCAAAGTTTGTATTATTTAAAAGCTGAACACAAAGCATTAGAACTGAGTTTTACTGCATCAATGCGACAAGTGAGTGCTAAAGAATATAAAAAAGCCTTGCAAGAAGAAATTAATAGATTGGCTGTACAGTTTGGTGGCTATCCAACTACTTATAAAGAAAAAGATAAAAATGGATTGAGTTATGAATATGTTCTCATTTACTTGTCTGATAGAAAAACAATTTTTAGCAGAATCTATTTTATTGATGACTATCTGGTGATGCTAACTGGCATTGCTCCTGAAAAAGATAAGTATAATAATATTGTACAATTCTTTTTGAATAGCATGATATATAAGAAAACAAATTCTACAGTAGTTAATCAAAAGTCAAAAAATGCAAAGAGTAAAAACAAATCATCTAAAAGTAAAAGTAAGAAAACACCAGAATGGTATCAATATAATGACAGTAGTTTTATTGCAAAATTTCCTGCTGAGCCAAATATAAAAAAATATTATATACAAAATAATTCAATTGAATCATACCTTGTGAATAATTATTATTTTCAATATAGTGAAGACAATAGTGCCTATTTAATTTCTGAGCGAAAGTATAATTTTGCTTTAGGTATTAGCTCTGATTCTTTGTTTAACTTGGCTATTCAGACTTTAACGAAAGAACAAAAAAGTAAAATTTTGTCTGAGCAATATTTGTATGCTTATCAATTTCCTACCAAAGAATATATTTTTAGTTCAAGAAAAGTGTACTATAGGTTGCGTTATTATTTTGCGAATAATACATTGTATCAAATTTTATATTCTGGAAGTAAGCAGCAAGTGTATGATTTAAAAAACGAACAGTTTTTTAGCAACTTTACTATCAAATAGTTTGTATTTAATTTTGAGTTTCGTCTAAAGTAATTTCTTCAAAATGAATTTCTTTGGGTAGCTCAAATTCGTTGGGTTTAAAGCTTGGATTTTCGTCTAATTTAACAAGATTACTTTTGATTGTTTTGCCTTCCATTTCCAATTCAAAACTCAATGGAATGTTTTTCCAAACATAATATTTAATTTTACTTTTTTCAATTTCCATTTGATAAACATCACATTTTTTTCCACCAACTGTTTTACTTTCTAGTGTTTCTAATTTATATTTTTCTCTAAAACTTTTATTTACTTTTTTGAAATTGAAACGTTGTGCTAAGATATCATCTTCTGTTTGGTCAAGTTTTATTTTTGTTCCACTCTTGCTGCCTTCTTCCCAAAAGTACATATAATCTTTATCTAAAATAGTTATTGTAGTAATCTTAGTATTACCATTTAAAAATCCAGATTCATCAGTTTTTATTTGCTTATACTTATCACCATAATCATCAAACATCAGAATGGTTGTGTTATTATTCAAACCAAGAACATCTAATGTAGATTCTACACTAGCTTTTTTAATTCCATACTTTCCATTTAATGCATTACTGTTTGATTTTGTATTATTTTTGCATGTAATAAAGATAATACAAATAATAAATATATATTTTTTCATTTTTATAATTTTATAGCTTTTGTCATTTCTCTTTTTCCTTTTGGTCCATGCAAAGCAATTACATTAAATCCTGCTGTTTTCAGATTTCGTTTTACACTACCTTTGGCACAGTAAGTTACTAAAAAACCATCGTCATTTAGAATGGCAAATATTTTTTCAAATATTTCTACTGTCCATAAATCTGCTTGCGCTGATGGTGCGAATGCATCATAATATATAATATCAAATTTATTTGTTGTTTGAAATTGATGTATATCTGTGATGTATTTTTTGAAAGTGAAATTATTATTTATATGCAATGTTTGTTCGTGCTTTGCTTGGTGCATTTCAAAGAAACTAGAATGTTTATAATTGTTATCACTATTATATAATTGTGTGTAAACATTTTCTTCAATTGGAAATTTTTCTATTGTGTGGTAGTCTACTTTTGTATTGTTTTGCATTGCAAAATCTATGGTAAGTAATGCATTGAGTCCTGTGCCAAAACCCATTTCCAAGATGGCAATATTGTTTTTTGATTTTGCTTTTTCTACTAAGCCAGCATTGATAAATACATGCATACTTTCTTGCACTGCACCATGTACTGAATGGTAGTGTTCGTCAAACTCTTCTACAAATAATGTGGAAGAACCATCTGCTGTGGTTTTTAACTCAGGATACAAAATTGGCAATTATGGTTTTAATAATTTAGAAAAATAGGTTTGAGAATTATTAAATATTTTAAGTAAGTATATATTTTTTGATAACAAATTTTTAGTAATATTTATATCATAATTTCCATTCTCAATATTTGATTTTTGTTGGTGTATTATTTTCCCATCAAGTTGTAAAAGCATCACATTATATGTACCTTTTAAAACATTTTTATTTTCTACTACAATATTATTGTTATTAGAAAAATATGATTTAATATATTGAGAATTTTGTGTTAATGCTGTTGGCAAATCAAACTTAATACTATCAACTAATGAATATGCAATTTTTCCGTCTATTGTATTTGCTTTTATTCTATAAAATAATATTGAGTTGTTCACTGCATTTATGTTATGAATAAAATTATACAGCATTCCATCTAATGAATATTGTACTACATAGTTTCTAATATTTGCATCTTTTTCAGTTTGCCACTCAAGATATGTATCATTATTTATTTGCTGTGCATCAATTTTAATTATATTTGGAATATTAGATATTACTGGATTTACCTGACTTCAACTAAATAAAATTCACCAAACTTATTAGTGTTTATTTCTACATAATATCCATTATCAAAAGGCACAAAATGTATACTATCTTGATGAATAAAATCGAACAATCCATTCACGTAATTATTATCTTTTAATACGTCAATATTAAACCCATTATACCTCAATGCTGCAATATCATTCATTGAGTTTGCATTTGGATCATTGTTTATCAATTTCAGGTATTCATTGTTCAACAAATACAATCTAATTTTATAATTTCCTTCAATGTTGTTTTGTGGTAGTATGCTCCAATTTCTTGGTACTATTGTTCTATCTAAATAGTAATCTATATTATTTGTTGTTTTATAACCTACATTAATATTTCCTAGATTTTTATTGTCGTCAAATATTTGTGCAATTAACAAATCATTTTTCAATATATCAATCCAACCATTGCCACTTGAGTTTGCTACTACAAAAACAGAATCTGATGGTGCTATTTCATGATTGCCTGCATATATATGTAAATCATCTATTGCTAAACCTTCTCCAACAACACTTGAGTTTGAGACAAATTTTATTCTCAGCAACACTTTAGATTTATCAATACTTGGATCAATAACAATTTTAGTTGATGCAACTTGCCAAGGTACCAATGTTCTGTCCCATTTATCTATTCCTGTTGTATTGTTGTACCAATTTGTGCCACAGTTTGCGCAACCTAATTTATTCCAAGTGATTGCATTTAAGGAATATTCTGCCCAAGCAGAATCATACAAACTTTGTATGTCTTGTAAATGATGCATTGCAATTGTTGGATATGTATTCAAGTTATTTAGATTGAAGCAACCTAAATACAATTCTGAATTTTCATTGAAATTATAATTTCCGTACAATGAATTTGTCCATGCTTTTTTATCTTCTGCTGCGGCTCTTGTATAATATTTTGATGGTGTACCATATGTCCAACTACTGTTGTTAATATTATAAGGAATAAGACTTGCTTCGCTTTCAAATGTATTTAAATATGGTAATGTTTGGATATATTGATTTGCAATGTAGGTCAATGTTTTTGATGTATCATTTGTTTTATACATATCTGGCTGGTGTTGTACAATAGTTCGTATATCATATTTTCCAACTTGCATAATATGTAAAGGTTGATTAAATACATAAGTCATTGTATCATATGGCAAAATTGGATTTGTTATAGTTTCTACAACTGTGTTTTGTTCATTAACTGAATATGCTACATCTATATTATTTTGAACCTGATTAGAATTGTTTTTTATAATTATTGTAATTGGTATAAATGTATCTTGCGCTAAACATATAGGAAATCTTAGTGTATTCGCAGAAATATTTTGTACATCATTGTTTGCTGTATACAAACAAATATCATCGAAAGAGTAGCCACCATTGGTAGATAATCCTGTTGCTGCATTTGTACTTTGTGTTTTTATTTTTAATTGCGTTGAAGTTGAAAAATTTTGATTGTTATTTGTTTTTAAAAGTTGCTGTAGATTGATGGCTTTTACATTTTTATATATACCATTGTCTAGCTTATTTTCAAATAGGTTGTAAATTGGAATCCATGCTAAAGTATCGTTTCCACGTGCAAATAGTGTATCTTCTGGATTTGTTTCATTATGGCTTAAATAACTAAAATCTAAATACACAATAGAATCTATATAGTTGTTTAAATTTAATGTAATTATGTGTTGATTTTGGGCAATCACAGTTGTACTAGTGTTGTCTAATGTCAATGCATTACTTCCTGAATGTGCAAATAAATTTCCTGCATTTGTTCTCCATCTTGCATATCTGCTTGCCCAATAATCAGCGTATTGCATATTGTTTATAGCAAAAGTATTTTCAGATAATATACTTGAATTACTTTCAAAATTTTCTTTCCAAGGTAATGTTATTGCATTATTTGGTACATGTTTTAATGTATATTTTAATGTGTCATTTCTTTTAATTGTATCTAAAACTGATGCTGTTCTTGCAACAATATTATATGTGCCAATACTGCTAAAATCAAAAATATTATTTGTTTTAAAATGTATTGTATCATTTGTATTAATGCTTCTTGATATTAATTCTGATAAAAGTGAGCCACCATTAACTTGATATACAATATTAAAATTACTAACTGTATTTGTTCCATAATTTTTATAATAAATGTGATATGTTCTTGATTGGTTAATGCAGTACTTGTTAATTGTCTTCCACCAATTGGATGTGCTATTTCATATACGCCAATATCATTTGTGGTATTGCAAACTGTGAAACTTGATGTAAACCCTTTTGCGTTACTTCTATTTCCTTCAATACCATTTGCTGATACTGTAATAGCAGCGTAATATGCATTTCCATTAACCAAGTTTGTTAAATCATATTTTAAATTTGATGTTGTATCTACTTTTCTCCAAACTTCATTTTCAAACAAATAGATTGTATAATATTGTGTTCCAGCAATTGCTGTCCAACTTAGATTTGCACTTTTATCACATGTAGTAATGGTTAGATTATTTGCATTTGGTCTACTTATTATATTAAAATATAAATCAGATGAATCTTGATATGTATCAGTAATTATTTTTACCATTGCTGATTTGCTAGCTACGTTCGCTGGCAATGTCCAAGCTAAAAAAGCACTAGTACTGTATACTTTATTAATAAAAGTCCAAGTTTGACCACTATCTAATGAATAATAAACACTCAAAGAATCGTTCACACCATATTGATTCCATGTTATGTTTGTACTTCCACCTGCATCTAAAGTTTCGCCACCATTTGGATAAACAATATCAATTCCTTTTTTTGATGTATAATAGGTCAATGCATATTCTTGATTACTAGAAATAACTTTTGCTCCTTTTACTATAATTTTATATTCACCAGCAAAAATATTTTCCAATGTAATATGTTCTATGTTATTGAGTTTATCAATGCCTCTTGTTGCTAATTGATGGTAATTGTTTGGATTAAGTACCCATGGTAAAATGGTGTCATTGTTTGGGTTAACTAGTTTTATATCTAAGTCATTTACCAATATTGTATCTTGAAATGGGAATGATGCCAAATCAGTCCAAGCTATTGTCAATGCTAAATAATCTTGATGTTCTGGCACAGTGAATGTATGAACTTTTATCTCATTGTTTTGTATATTATCTATCACAAATCTGTTATCTGCAATATTTTGTAATGCCTTTCCTACGTCTGGTCTACCAAATCCTGAGGCATAATCAATTCCTTTGTAAAATAAATCTTGAGCAGTATTGCACAATGTAGCTTTTACCAAACTTGATGGTGGTAATGAGCCAGTTTGTTGTTTATATTTTTGTTGTAAAATGCTTGCAATACCAGCAATTTGTGGTGCTGCAAAAGATGAACCATATACTGTAGTAAATCCATTTCCTGGTGAAGTTGCAGAATATGCAAAACCTTTAGTAACTAATTCTGGCTTTAATCTTCCATCTGTAGTTGGTCCTCTTCCACTTGTTTCTACTAATCTTTCATCTCTATAAAGATAGCCAACTGTAATTGTATTTTTTGCACCTTGAAAACCTATATCTGTTGAATAGAATGTATCATTTACTGCACAAAAATGTGCTGTATTGCCTACAGCAACAACATGTACTACATCTTTGTAAGTATTAGCTATTTTATCAATTTCGCTAGCTTCTGGAATATATAAACCTGAAGCACTTATACACTGTGTTTGACCAAAATTATAAGAATGGTTACTCACGTTGATTTGATAATCTTGAATTCCATTTCTTATTTCAGTAAGTATATCATTATCATAATCCCAAGCGTAGATTGTAGCTTTAGAAGCTGCTGATTTCTGAAAATAATTGCCATTATTATTCATAGCTGCTGCGCCAGCAACATAAGTTGGGTGATTGTAATATGGCGAAGTATTATACGCTTTATCAATATTGAATACTCTAGATTTTTCTAGATTGATATGTGGTGCAATAATGCCATCATCCCAAATACCAATTTTCATATCTTCTCCATTTAGATTATATCCATAAGGTGATGGAAAATTTGCTTCGCTAAGTCTGTTCATGATATATGAATCATAGTATAGTATATTTTTTTGTTGGTACTCTTTTGAAATACTATATATAAATGGTAGTTCAGCGAGTTTGTCTAAATATTTTGTAGCAATTTGTACTTTAATAATATTTCTATCTATATAATGTTCTGTGATGCTTGCTTCAAATTGTGTGAGTGTTTTTAGAAATTCATTATTGTCTATTAATTTAGAATAAATAATTTGAACTTGTTCTACGTTTTTACTTTTGTCTATATCTATTGCAATTTTTGAGTTTGGTATAATGTAATAATATGTTGAATTTGAATTAATTTTCTCATCTGGAATTGCGTATAGAAAATAATTATTGCCTAAGTAATATTCTTCGTATGATTTATAGTCATTGGATTTTTGTGTGATGATATAATTTATATTTTCATGTTTATATGATGTGGTGCTTACTCTTTGTTGTGCATTAAAAATTGGAGCAAACTTTATACTTGCGTATAAGTCAAATTTATAGCATAAAAAGACAAACGCTATAAATAAAATATATTTAGATTTCATTGATATTAATTTAGCACACAATGCTGTATATTACATTGTTATACTAAAAGTAATAAGATTATTTTTAATTAGCAAATTGCAAACTATCTTTCTATTGCTATTTTACTTCTAGCTGCAACAATTGAATTTACATTTGCGCTGTCTAATATCTCTATTCCTGCTAATAAATCATTATACGTTTGTCTTAATGTTGCATTTTTGTTTAATGCTTCACGTATTTGTACATTTAGTGCTTCTTCTGTTTCTTGATAAATGTATTGTAATAAAATTTCAGGTGTAAAAAATTCTGTCATAAGCTATGCTTTTATTACTATAACGAATAAATTAAAAATTTATTGTATGTCATTAATTTCCGCCTCCTGTGCCTCTAAAAAAGTCATCTTTAAATTTGAATAATACATTAAAGGTTGTTAATGAACCATATATTCTTGTTATGTATTGTTGTAGTTCTACTTTTTCTGCATCTGTTAGTTTGCTTGCGTTTATTTTTTGTTCCATTACTCTAAGTCTATCTCTTGTCATTACAATTTTATGAAAGAAGTCTTCAATAGGTAATTCTTTTGCTTGTAAATTTATATCAGCTGGTTGAATGATTAATTTGCCACCATCAAATTTGTCTGCAATTTTACAATCTTCTAATGGTTCTGTTAATGGTAAAACTAATTTAGCAATTGCTTTTTCTATATCATCAAAAGAAATGCTGTTGGCATCTTTTTCAATTGTTTTTATGATTAGCATTCCATCAAATGATTTTGATATTTCTTTTTCTCCTTGTCCATAAAAATATATAATGTAAGTGTATTCATCTTCATTATCTATAATTACACCTTTGCCAAATGTTGGATGCTCAATCTTAGTACCTATATTAAAGTTTGTCATAAAAAAATATTTATTGCAAAAAAAAGAAAAAAAAATCAATTTGCTTGAAAAAAATTAAATCATTTTTGGTATGATAAAAATTGATTGTGTTCCTTTTTTTATTTTTTCCCAGTTGTTTGTTTTAAATTCTACGCCAAATATAGCACATGTTGGAAATTTATCTACCACAACACCAGATAATTGTTCTATTAATAATGAAAGAACTGGCTCGTGACCAAACACAAATATCGTATTAAATTTATCATCAATAGTTTGTATGTACTTTATAATTTCTCTTTCGTCACCAAAGTATATTACTTTTGCTATGTCTATTTTATTGGTATCATACGTTACAATATTGGCAATTTCTATAGCTGTGTGCAATGCTCTTGTTGCAGGAGAACTTATTATATAATCTGGTTTTATGTTATTTTCTGCAATATAGTTTCCAATTCTTACAACATCTGTTTTTCCTCTTTGTGCAAGTGGACGCACCAAGTCATTAAGCTCTGGAAATTCCCAACTTGATTTTGCATGTCTTATTAGATATATTTGTTTCATCGGCTTGCTAAAGTAGCATATATTTACTATTTTTATTTTACTAAAAATACAAAATCGTGGATTTAAATAATAGAGAAAGCGGAAATATTGAAGACCGAAGAGGTGGTAGAGGAAAAATGATAGCTGGTGGTGGCATTGGTACACTTATATTAGCTGTTGTAATTTACTTCTTAGGTGGCGACCCATCCCAAGTGATAAATGTGGCGCAACAACAAAGCAATACGCAACAATATGAAAACAACGAAGGACTGGATGATGAAGGTAAAAAATTTGTATCTGTTGTATTGGCAAGTACAGAAGATGTGTGGAATAGTGCATTTCAAAAAATGGGTGATGCTTATAAAGAACCAGCACTTGTATTATTTACAGAACAAACACAATCTGGCTGTGGTGGTGCAAGCCATGCAACTGGACCATTTTATTGTCCTGCTGATAAAAAGATTTATTTAGATTTAAGTTTCTTTACAGAACTTAGTCAAAGACATGGTGTGCGTGGAGAATTTGCAAATGCATATGTAATTGCGCACGAAGTGGGACATCATGTGCAAGACTTGATGGG carries:
- a CDS encoding S8 family serine peptidase translates to MKSKYILFIAFVFLCYKFDLYASIKFAPIFNAQQRVSTTSYKHENINYIITQKSNDYKSYEEYYLGNNYFLYAIPDEKINSNSTYYYIIPNSKIAIDIDKSKNVEQVQIIYSKLIDNNEFLKTLTQFEASITEHYIDRNIIKVQIATKYLDKLAELPFIYSISKEYQQKNILYYDSYIMNRLSEANFPSPYGYNLNGEDMKIGIWDDGIIAPHINLEKSRVFNIDKAYNTSPYYNHPTYVAGAAAMNNNGNYFQKSAASKATIYAWDYDNDILTEIRNGIQDYQINVSNHSYNFGQTQCISASGLYIPEASEIDKIANTYKDVVHVVAVGNTAHFCAVNDTFYSTDIGFQGAKNTITVGYLYRDERLVETSGRGPTTDGRLKPELVTKGFAYSATSPGNGFTTVYGSSFAAPQIAGIASILQQKYKQQTGSLPPSSLVKATLCNTAQDLFYKGIDYASGFGRPDVGKALQNIADNRFVIDNIQNNEIKVHTFTVPEHQDYLALTIAWTDLASFPFQDTILVNDLDIKLVNPNNDTILPWVLNPNNYHQLATRGIDKLNNIEHITLENIFAGEYKIIVKGAKVISSNQEYALTYYTSKKGIDIVYPNGGETLDAGGSTNITWNQYGVNDSLSVYYSLDSGQTWTFINKVYSTSAFLAWTLPANVASKSAMVKIITDTYQDSSDLYFNIISRPNANNLTITTCDKSANLSWTAIAGTQYYTIYLFENEVWRKVDTTSNLKYDLTNLVNGNAYYAAITVSANGIEGNRSNAKGFTSSFTVCNTTNDIGVYEIAHPIGGRQLTSTALTNQEHITFIIKIMEQIQLVILILYIKLMVAHFYQN
- a CDS encoding neutral zinc metallopeptidase — translated: MVDLNNRESGNIEDRRGGRGKMIAGGGIGTLILAVVIYFLGGDPSQVINVAQQQSNTQQYENNEGLDDEGKKFVSVVLASTEDVWNSAFQKMGDAYKEPALVLFTEQTQSGCGGASHATGPFYCPADKKIYLDLSFFTELSQRHGVRGEFANAYVIAHEVGHHVQDLMGITTKVHQMQQQTNQKEANRLSVMLELQADFLAGYWAHYAQNLKLNKEDIESALIAANAIGDDRLQKNAQGYVVPDAFTHGTSQQRMYWFMKGYQSGDLNQSNTFEDPNL
- a CDS encoding histidine phosphatase family protein, whose amino-acid sequence is MKQIYLIRHAKSSWEFPELNDLVRPLAQRGKTDVVRIGNYIAENNIKPDYIISSPATRALHTAIEIANIVTYDTNKIDIAKVIYFGDEREIIKYIQTIDDKFNTIFVFGHEPVLSLLIEQLSGVVVDKFPTCAIFGVEFKTNNWEKIKKGTQSIFIIPKMI
- the mnmD gene encoding tRNA (5-methylaminomethyl-2-thiouridine)(34)-methyltransferase MnmD gives rise to the protein MPILYPELKTTADGSSTLFVEEFDEHYHSVHGAVQESMHVFINAGLVEKAKSKNNIAILEMGFGTGLNALLTIDFAMQNNTKVDYHTIEKFPIEENVYTQLYNSDNNYKHSSFFEMHQAKHEQTLHINNNFTFKKYITDIHQFQTTNKFDIIYYDAFAPSAQADLWTVEIFEKIFAILNDDGFLVTYCAKGSVKRNLKTAGFNVIALHGPKGKREMTKAIKL